Proteins from one uncultured Cohaesibacter sp. genomic window:
- a CDS encoding TRAP transporter large permease subunit, which yields MGKLTLTLVGLLALLLGAGVWVGLGLIGTGILTMSIFKSSFPITKLLAQQIWNSAVSMEMLALPLFILMAEILFRTRLSESLFSGLAPWTRRLPGRMSHITVLACTLFAAVSGSSAATTATVGRITATELLGRGYDRQMVIGSLAGAGTLGFLIPPSVIMIIYGVLAEESILKLFMAGIIPGGCLAATYMGYLAIRSTLNPAMVGEATPSTSWKEKFEALMGLGPVLLLIISVIGSMYGGIASPTEAAGVGVAGSILIGLFQRSINVKNLAEAVYHAAQTVSMIGFIIVGAMFLSVSLGYLGLPSFIAGYIQSLQLSPLVLILVLLLFYAILGCIMEGMSAIVMTLPITLPLVIAAGYDKVWYGVFLVLVVEMAQITPPVGFNLIVIQRLTGDKIGTIARAAMPFFLIMAAFVLTIAVFPGIVTWLPNSLSGSN from the coding sequence ATGGGTAAACTAACTCTCACTCTTGTCGGCCTGCTTGCCCTGCTTCTGGGCGCCGGTGTCTGGGTTGGCCTCGGCCTGATCGGCACGGGCATCCTGACGATGTCGATTTTCAAATCAAGCTTCCCGATAACCAAACTTCTGGCCCAGCAGATCTGGAACTCCGCCGTCAGCATGGAAATGCTGGCTTTGCCACTGTTCATTCTCATGGCTGAAATCCTGTTCCGCACCCGCCTTTCAGAATCCCTGTTCAGCGGGTTGGCGCCATGGACCCGGCGTCTGCCGGGCAGAATGAGCCATATCACGGTCCTGGCCTGCACTCTGTTTGCTGCCGTTTCCGGCTCTTCAGCCGCAACCACAGCAACGGTCGGCCGCATCACGGCGACCGAGCTGCTCGGGCGTGGCTATGATCGCCAGATGGTGATCGGCAGCCTTGCCGGAGCCGGTACACTTGGTTTCCTCATTCCTCCATCCGTGATCATGATCATCTATGGCGTGTTGGCCGAAGAGTCGATCCTCAAGCTGTTTATGGCTGGCATCATTCCGGGCGGGTGTCTGGCTGCGACCTATATGGGCTATCTAGCCATTCGCTCAACGCTTAATCCGGCCATGGTTGGTGAGGCAACTCCTTCCACGAGTTGGAAGGAAAAGTTTGAAGCACTGATGGGCCTTGGTCCGGTGTTGCTGCTCATCATTTCCGTCATCGGCTCCATGTATGGCGGCATTGCGTCCCCTACCGAAGCCGCAGGCGTCGGCGTGGCTGGCTCCATTCTGATCGGCCTTTTCCAGCGTTCGATTAACGTGAAGAACCTGGCCGAAGCTGTCTACCATGCCGCCCAGACCGTTTCGATGATCGGTTTTATCATTGTCGGGGCCATGTTCCTGTCGGTATCGTTGGGGTATCTGGGGCTGCCGTCCTTCATCGCAGGCTATATTCAGTCTCTGCAACTCTCGCCGCTTGTGCTGATTTTGGTGCTGCTGCTGTTCTATGCGATTCTTGGCTGCATCATGGAGGGCATGTCCGCAATCGTGATGACCCTGCCGATCACCCTGCCACTGGTTATCGCGGCCGGATATGACAAGGTCTGGTACGGGGTGTTCCTTGTTTTAGTTGTGGAAATGGCTCAGATCACACCACCGGTTGGCTTCAACCTTATTGTGATCCAACGCCTGACAGGCGACAAGATCGGCACCATCGCACGCGCAGCGATGCCTTTCTTCTTGATTATGGCAGCGTTTGTGCTCACGATTGCTGTATTCCCCGGAATCGTAACCTGGTTGCCGAACAGCCTTTCGGGCAGCAACTAA
- a CDS encoding Xaa-Pro peptidase family protein gives MVRGREAAFSEEEFAQRQARARAAVEAAGHDVLLVTSPENIYWLTGRQTAGYFAFQTLLLPASGAPTLLVRQLELSGSIANCWLEDIVAYQDGEDPIALLGSILSKRHFANVAMEMDGWFVSPKMASQIEASLPTGKLSDGSGLIAPLRMIKSPAELVAIRHAARYAEAGLAAGIDACAAGADENAVAAAMLAEAVRQGSETMAMEPLVSSGPRSGLPHMTWRRRTLEAGDPLFLELAASHLRYHSALMRTVWIGQPSQEGQRMMDCALLALERALEAIKPGVSCAEPHLAAQKVIDDHGYTAAFRKRIGYSMGVAFAPDWGEGGILSLFTGIEQEIQPGMVFHLPATLRSYGEWTVGASETVIVTQSGIDILSDLPRQICIK, from the coding sequence ATGGTGCGCGGACGTGAAGCCGCTTTTTCCGAAGAAGAATTTGCGCAAAGACAGGCGCGCGCACGAGCGGCGGTCGAAGCAGCCGGTCATGACGTGCTTCTGGTCACCAGTCCTGAAAATATCTACTGGCTGACGGGGCGCCAGACGGCAGGCTACTTTGCCTTTCAAACGCTACTCCTTCCAGCCAGTGGTGCCCCCACATTGCTGGTGCGCCAGTTGGAATTGAGTGGGTCCATTGCCAATTGCTGGCTGGAAGACATCGTGGCCTATCAGGACGGCGAAGACCCGATTGCCTTGCTCGGAAGCATCCTTTCCAAACGGCACTTTGCAAATGTGGCTATGGAGATGGATGGCTGGTTTGTCTCTCCCAAAATGGCAAGCCAGATCGAGGCATCTTTGCCAACGGGGAAATTGTCCGACGGTTCCGGCCTTATCGCGCCTCTGCGCATGATCAAGTCACCTGCTGAACTGGTCGCAATCCGTCATGCCGCACGATATGCCGAAGCGGGTCTAGCGGCCGGTATCGACGCATGCGCTGCGGGCGCGGACGAGAATGCCGTTGCGGCTGCCATGTTGGCCGAAGCCGTGCGACAGGGCTCGGAGACCATGGCTATGGAACCTCTGGTCTCCTCCGGCCCACGCAGCGGTTTGCCCCATATGACATGGCGCAGGCGGACTCTGGAAGCGGGTGATCCACTTTTCCTTGAGCTGGCCGCCAGTCATCTGCGCTATCATTCCGCGCTTATGCGCACCGTCTGGATTGGGCAACCAAGCCAAGAAGGCCAGCGCATGATGGACTGCGCTCTTCTTGCGCTTGAGCGTGCCCTTGAGGCCATCAAACCCGGCGTGTCTTGCGCCGAGCCACATCTGGCTGCCCAAAAGGTTATTGATGATCATGGATACACGGCTGCCTTCCGCAAGCGCATCGGCTATTCAATGGGCGTTGCCTTCGCGCCGGACTGGGGTGAGGGAGGTATTCTGAGCCTCTTCACGGGCATCGAACAGGAAATCCAGCCCGGTATGGTCTTCCATCTGCCTGCCACCTTGCGCTCCTATGGCGAATGGACAGTGGGGGCCTCTGAAACCGTGATCGTAACGCAAAGCGGCATCGACATCCTGTCGGACTTGCCGCGACAGATCTGCATCAAGTGA
- a CDS encoding Zn-dependent hydrolase, translated as MNDVIRETVNRLLDRINALSDPGPGYTRPSYSELESKAHDIVAEEAEALGMTVTRDAGLNMFARLPGLDRTAPPLHIGSHLDTVPMGGAYDGQAGVAGAMALVAAFVKSGQKPKTDIVVTVTRAEESVWFPVSFIGSRGLLGRLDPQDLEAKRADTGKTLAQHMRELGGDPDKVLDGAGLEPARFVEFHIEQGPVLDDAKEPFGIVTAIRGGLRYRNAVIEGTWAHSGGAPREARADVVFALSELVMRLDELWGKMLDEGKDIAVTVGRIDAATPEHAFAKVPGRLEFCIDLRSVDDAALDQMDALLKEEIARIEAKRGVTFKLGTQSRSTPTPLSTQLGDEVEEAAKALGIAPRHMLSGGGHDAAAFALAGWESLMVFIRNWNGSHNPDEAMDPEDLITAVSVLHKAWSE; from the coding sequence ATGAACGACGTCATTCGAGAAACCGTGAACCGCTTGCTGGACAGGATCAACGCCCTTTCCGATCCCGGTCCGGGCTATACGCGCCCTTCCTATAGTGAACTGGAAAGCAAGGCTCACGATATCGTGGCGGAAGAAGCCGAAGCCTTGGGAATGACGGTAACGCGCGACGCCGGGCTCAACATGTTTGCCCGGTTGCCGGGCCTTGATCGCACGGCCCCGCCGCTGCATATCGGCTCTCATCTGGATACTGTACCCATGGGCGGCGCCTATGATGGACAAGCAGGCGTTGCTGGCGCCATGGCGCTGGTCGCCGCCTTTGTGAAATCTGGTCAGAAGCCCAAGACCGACATTGTGGTGACTGTTACCCGCGCCGAGGAAAGCGTGTGGTTTCCGGTTTCCTTCATTGGTTCGCGTGGCCTTTTGGGGCGGCTTGACCCTCAGGATCTTGAGGCCAAGCGGGCAGACACCGGCAAGACCCTGGCCCAGCATATGCGAGAGCTTGGTGGCGATCCGGACAAGGTGCTAGACGGAGCTGGTCTTGAGCCGGCGCGCTTTGTGGAATTCCATATCGAACAAGGCCCGGTTCTGGATGATGCCAAGGAACCCTTTGGCATTGTCACGGCCATTCGCGGCGGTTTGCGCTATCGCAATGCCGTGATCGAGGGTACATGGGCCCATTCGGGCGGTGCTCCTCGCGAAGCGCGTGCCGATGTGGTCTTTGCGCTGTCCGAACTTGTTATGCGGCTCGATGAGCTATGGGGCAAGATGTTGGATGAGGGTAAGGACATCGCGGTTACCGTTGGTCGGATTGATGCAGCAACTCCGGAACATGCCTTTGCCAAGGTGCCCGGTCGGTTGGAATTCTGCATCGATCTGCGCAGCGTCGATGATGCCGCACTCGATCAGATGGACGCCTTGCTCAAGGAAGAAATCGCCAGGATTGAAGCCAAGCGTGGCGTTACCTTCAAGCTGGGCACCCAGTCACGCAGCACACCGACTCCTTTGTCTACTCAATTGGGCGACGAGGTGGAAGAGGCTGCCAAGGCGCTTGGCATTGCGCCGCGCCATATGCTGTCCGGTGGTGGCCATGATGCAGCAGCCTTCGCACTGGCTGGCTGGGAATCTCTGATGGTGTTCATCCGCAATTGGAATGGCAGCCACAATCCCGATGAAGCCATGGACCCCGAAGATTTGATTACTGCGGTGAGCGTGCTCCACAAGGCGTGGAGCGAGTGA
- a CDS encoding TRAP transporter small permease, which translates to MPVSEDRKFSAITNPIDQISSYSCIIGGVCLVAIFALIAAEITARNFLGTSLPFSWDFAAYMMGACIFLSAGATLKAGGHVRVTALHDYLPPKGQQVLDAVACLIGLAIALVILYAVSDMAMLSLKRGSTSSSVVRTPLWIPQGFMVVGALVFTLQMFAQVLRTVGGETLHNDADIEDQL; encoded by the coding sequence ATGCCAGTGTCCGAGGATCGGAAATTTTCGGCAATCACAAACCCGATCGATCAAATTAGCAGTTACTCCTGCATAATTGGTGGCGTTTGTCTGGTTGCCATTTTTGCACTTATCGCCGCAGAAATCACAGCGCGTAACTTTCTTGGTACCAGCCTCCCCTTCAGCTGGGATTTTGCAGCCTACATGATGGGGGCCTGCATCTTTCTCTCAGCAGGTGCAACCCTGAAAGCTGGCGGCCATGTCCGCGTTACCGCCCTTCATGACTATCTTCCCCCCAAGGGTCAGCAAGTTCTCGATGCCGTTGCCTGCCTGATCGGGCTGGCCATCGCTTTGGTTATTCTCTATGCGGTCAGCGATATGGCCATGCTCTCGCTCAAGAGAGGCTCGACCTCCTCTTCTGTCGTTCGAACTCCTTTGTGGATTCCCCAAGGCTTCATGGTTGTTGGCGCTCTGGTTTTCACACTTCAGATGTTCGCGCAGGTGCTCCGTACAGTGGGCGGCGAAACCCTACATAATGATGCAGATATCGAGGACCAGCTGTAA
- a CDS encoding GntR family transcriptional regulator produces the protein MSEKETLAQQAYNAIKQKILSQQYQPEEVLTERGLAAELGISRTPLRSAISRIEKEGVVYRLDNGALLVRRVSVEQLLEIVQVRRILEGAAAARAAENGMTGALKASRDVMAHCLDPDTNMAFDDFWELDDDFHNAVIDAADLPMLSGMIQKLRVTARRCTITRVHDQFAAQAQDHLAVIAGIEAGAPDEARAAMEHHFDNVRVRFLDWLSRV, from the coding sequence ATGAGTGAAAAAGAAACGCTGGCACAACAGGCCTATAACGCCATCAAGCAGAAGATATTGTCCCAGCAATATCAGCCTGAAGAGGTGTTGACCGAACGTGGCCTTGCTGCAGAGCTTGGTATTTCCAGGACCCCTCTCCGCTCGGCCATTTCCCGTATCGAGAAAGAAGGCGTTGTCTATAGGCTGGATAATGGTGCCCTGCTGGTACGTCGTGTCTCGGTGGAGCAGTTGCTCGAGATCGTGCAGGTGCGCCGCATTCTGGAAGGAGCCGCCGCCGCCCGTGCTGCTGAAAACGGCATGACCGGTGCTCTCAAAGCGTCTCGTGACGTCATGGCGCATTGCCTCGATCCGGACACCAACATGGCTTTTGATGATTTCTGGGAGCTAGATGATGACTTCCACAATGCGGTGATTGACGCAGCGGATCTGCCCATGCTCAGCGGCATGATCCAGAAACTACGCGTCACGGCCCGGCGCTGCACCATCACGCGGGTGCATGATCAGTTTGCCGCGCAGGCGCAGGATCATCTGGCTGTCATTGCCGGCATCGAGGCGGGCGCACCGGATGAGGCTCGGGCAGCCATGGAGCATCATTTCGACAATGTGCGTGTCCGTTTTCTGGACTGGCTGTCTCGGGTCTGA
- a CDS encoding 5-oxoprolinase subunit PxpA, with protein sequence MTTIDLNCDMGESFGAYTIGDDAAMFELINTANIACGFHAGDPVVIRDTILAAKAKGVAIGAHPSFMDLYGFGRRRIYGEKPKDLEAQLIYQIAAVKGMSEALGWPITHVKTHGSLGNIAAEDPELAAICASAIKAVDPHLTFVTLPYSETMKAAEAAGLDVACEVFADRSYDDNGMLTSRQKEGSVIHDLKQSTDQVLSMVKEGFIPTVGGKKLPVEAATVCIHGDTPGAVAVARALRDALAQEGISFAPFKTPQV encoded by the coding sequence ATGACAACGATCGATCTCAATTGCGACATGGGAGAAAGCTTCGGCGCCTACACCATAGGCGATGATGCGGCCATGTTCGAGCTGATCAATACCGCAAATATCGCATGTGGATTTCATGCGGGCGACCCGGTTGTCATTCGCGATACCATTCTGGCTGCCAAGGCGAAGGGCGTGGCCATTGGGGCCCATCCCTCCTTCATGGATCTGTATGGTTTTGGTCGCCGCCGGATCTATGGCGAAAAGCCCAAGGATCTGGAAGCGCAGCTGATCTATCAGATTGCCGCCGTCAAGGGCATGTCCGAAGCACTGGGCTGGCCGATTACCCATGTCAAAACCCACGGCTCTCTAGGCAACATCGCCGCTGAAGACCCAGAACTTGCCGCCATCTGCGCTTCTGCCATCAAGGCGGTAGACCCGCATCTCACCTTTGTCACCCTGCCCTATTCGGAAACCATGAAGGCAGCCGAAGCAGCAGGCCTTGATGTTGCCTGCGAAGTGTTTGCCGACAGAAGCTATGATGACAATGGCATGCTGACCTCGCGCCAGAAGGAAGGCTCGGTCATTCATGACCTCAAACAGAGCACCGATCAGGTTCTCAGCATGGTCAAGGAGGGTTTCATCCCCACAGTTGGCGGCAAAAAGCTGCCTGTGGAGGCGGCAACGGTCTGCATTCATGGCGACACCCCGGGAGCGGTAGCCGTCGCACGCGCCTTGCGTGATGCTCTGGCGCAAGAAGGCATTTCCTTCGCTCCCTTTAAAACCCCGCAAGTATAA
- a CDS encoding GntR family transcriptional regulator — protein MTEPLAKRAYTQIIEMIFSGELKVGDALQEAKLGEQLDMSRTPVREAINRIQAEGLAKKSGRFLRVRLLSPAEVEEIFFLRSELEVYSARMALKLPKSTLEAMQSRIEALLQAGPGEGEEHWQVDEDFHGMLTRATHNQTLISTVNDLRLRTCMFDHTRVRGRFLKGNQEHLTILQALEDGDEEQVKVRMAQHIDNAKQAILERLAGFSAAAPEI, from the coding sequence ATGACCGAACCGCTGGCAAAGCGTGCATACACGCAAATTATCGAGATGATATTCTCAGGCGAGCTGAAGGTCGGGGATGCTCTACAGGAAGCCAAGCTGGGTGAACAGCTGGATATGTCACGCACACCGGTGCGCGAGGCTATCAACCGCATTCAGGCCGAAGGGCTAGCCAAAAAGAGCGGACGCTTCTTGCGCGTGCGGCTGCTCTCTCCCGCCGAAGTGGAAGAGATTTTTTTCCTGCGTAGCGAGCTGGAAGTCTATTCCGCGCGCATGGCGCTCAAATTGCCCAAATCAACGCTTGAAGCCATGCAATCACGCATTGAGGCGCTTTTGCAGGCCGGGCCCGGGGAAGGCGAAGAGCATTGGCAAGTGGATGAAGATTTCCACGGTATGCTCACCAGAGCCACACACAACCAGACCCTCATCAGCACGGTCAATGACTTGCGCCTGCGTACCTGCATGTTCGACCATACGCGAGTGCGGGGCCGGTTCCTGAAGGGCAATCAGGAGCATCTGACCATCCTGCAGGCGCTTGAAGACGGCGACGAAGAACAAGTTAAGGTGCGCATGGCGCAACATATAGACAATGCCAAGCAGGCTATTCTGGAACGACTGGCAGGCTTTAGTGCCGCCGCACCGGAAATCTGA
- a CDS encoding biotin-dependent carboxyltransferase family protein produces the protein MNVIQIKNPGPMMTVQDLGRPGMLHAGVSRCGPMDTPSFRLANALVGNAEECSAIEFAMFGGTFVASVPVRIAVTGGMVDVKIDGVTVSPWESHWLQPQSQLTIGAMKGAVWGYLAISGGLNVPETLGSRSTHIRTGLGGLDGRCLQKDDIIELGQASSAPLMVQSHPRIFNGDVIRVVPGPQADYFDDEAWQIFLGQPFTISAKRDRMAQSLEGPQLKAARGHDIVSDGTVFGSMQVPGSGQPLVLMAERQTTGGYPKIATVATVDLPKFAQTPTGASVRFVSISAEEAEDLLIADRQAIKASLAALAKKPDPAG, from the coding sequence ATGAACGTCATTCAGATCAAGAATCCCGGCCCCATGATGACCGTGCAGGATCTCGGACGTCCGGGCATGCTGCATGCAGGCGTCTCCCGCTGCGGCCCGATGGACACACCGTCTTTCCGTCTGGCCAACGCGCTGGTGGGCAACGCAGAAGAGTGCAGTGCCATTGAATTTGCCATGTTCGGCGGCACCTTTGTGGCGTCCGTTCCGGTCCGGATTGCCGTGACCGGTGGCATGGTGGATGTGAAAATCGATGGCGTGACGGTTTCTCCATGGGAAAGCCACTGGCTGCAGCCGCAATCGCAGTTGACAATCGGCGCCATGAAGGGGGCTGTCTGGGGCTATCTTGCCATTTCTGGTGGATTGAATGTGCCTGAAACCCTGGGGTCGCGCTCGACACATATTCGCACCGGTCTTGGCGGGCTGGATGGCCGCTGCCTGCAGAAAGATGATATCATCGAGCTTGGCCAAGCGTCTTCCGCTCCCTTGATGGTGCAAAGCCATCCGCGCATTTTCAATGGCGATGTCATTCGCGTCGTGCCGGGCCCGCAGGCCGACTATTTCGATGATGAAGCCTGGCAGATCTTTCTTGGCCAGCCCTTCACGATCTCAGCCAAGCGCGACCGCATGGCGCAGTCACTCGAAGGCCCTCAGCTGAAGGCTGCCCGTGGCCATGACATCGTTTCCGATGGCACGGTCTTTGGCTCCATGCAGGTGCCCGGCTCAGGCCAGCCACTGGTGCTGATGGCTGAGCGCCAGACAACCGGCGGCTATCCCAAAATCGCCACGGTTGCCACTGTTGATCTACCCAAATTCGCCCAGACGCCCACCGGCGCGTCTGTCCGTTTTGTTTCCATTTCAGCAGAAGAAGCCGAAGATCTGCTGATCGCCGATCGGCAAGCGATCAAGGCCAGTCTGGCTGCGCTTGCCAAAAAACCTGACCCCGCAGGATGA
- the pxpB gene encoding 5-oxoprolinase subunit PxpB: MKLKLFDKLRKGSAASGQRGQLSARFLPCGDSAIAVELASEIDEKANQQVIVLAEDLSKRPIEGIEEVIPTYRSLLVLYDPAVIRGQKLIEALQGRLDKLVVSDTQTRHFSIPVLYGHEAGLDLEAMAEMKGVTPEEIISLHSSAEYRVYMIGFAPGFAYLGGVPEILHTPRLKEPRQHIQAGSVGIGGKQGNINSVACPSGWRFLGRTPLKLFDPTREEPFLLQAGDTVTFRPIEREEALELDAAVARGETGVEASVK; encoded by the coding sequence ATGAAATTGAAACTGTTTGATAAATTGCGCAAAGGCTCCGCTGCTTCGGGGCAGCGCGGGCAACTCTCAGCGCGATTCCTTCCATGTGGTGACAGCGCCATCGCCGTTGAACTCGCCAGCGAGATCGATGAAAAGGCCAATCAGCAGGTGATCGTTCTGGCCGAGGATCTTTCCAAGCGCCCCATCGAGGGGATCGAGGAAGTGATCCCGACCTATCGTTCGCTGTTGGTGCTTTATGATCCGGCTGTTATTCGCGGACAGAAGCTTATCGAGGCCCTGCAGGGGCGGCTCGACAAGCTTGTCGTGTCCGATACCCAGACGCGCCATTTTTCCATTCCCGTGCTCTATGGCCATGAGGCCGGGCTCGATCTGGAAGCCATGGCCGAGATGAAAGGGGTAACGCCTGAAGAGATCATCTCGCTGCATTCCAGCGCGGAATATCGGGTTTACATGATCGGCTTTGCTCCGGGCTTTGCCTATCTGGGTGGTGTCCCGGAAATCCTTCATACGCCGCGCCTTAAAGAGCCTCGCCAGCATATTCAGGCAGGCTCCGTCGGCATCGGGGGCAAGCAGGGCAACATCAACTCCGTTGCATGCCCAAGCGGTTGGCGCTTTCTGGGCCGCACACCGCTTAAATTGTTCGATCCGACGCGTGAGGAGCCCTTCCTTCTTCAGGCTGGGGATACGGTGACTTTCCGTCCCATCGAGCGCGAAGAGGCTCTGGAGCTGGATGCCGCCGTTGCGCGTGGCGAAACCGGAGTGGAGGCCAGCGTAAAATGA
- a CDS encoding hydroxyacid dehydrogenase — MKCLIIQPIHEIGHTMLRDAGIEPVMCPSPAMETVTKMIPGCDAVITRDAGFSAEAAAASDKLKVIIVHGAGHDAVNKEAASEKGILVCNTPGQNSRSVSELAVGLILSCLRHIPEANRAERAGEKGIRERETYTELTGKTALIVGWGTIGRGLGHMLKSAFDMTILVYSPRAPQVDGFERVSSLEEGLAKADVISLHTPMRPETANMICKASLAKTKPGAVLINTARAGLVNESDLAEAILSGQISAAALDVYSHDAPTGPLAETGHVIFTPHLGGTTTEAMKRMAIGSVGHLLKALSGERPETAVNEPKI; from the coding sequence ATGAAGTGCCTGATCATTCAGCCGATCCATGAGATTGGCCATACCATGCTGCGCGACGCCGGCATTGAACCCGTGATGTGCCCATCTCCAGCTATGGAGACGGTGACCAAGATGATCCCCGGTTGTGATGCTGTCATCACCCGCGACGCCGGCTTTTCCGCAGAAGCTGCGGCTGCCAGCGACAAACTCAAGGTCATCATCGTGCATGGGGCCGGTCATGATGCGGTCAACAAGGAAGCCGCCAGCGAGAAGGGCATCCTTGTTTGCAATACGCCGGGGCAGAATTCCCGCTCTGTATCCGAACTGGCTGTTGGCCTGATCCTCTCATGCCTGCGTCATATTCCTGAGGCCAACCGTGCTGAACGGGCCGGAGAAAAAGGCATTCGTGAACGTGAAACCTATACCGAGCTGACGGGCAAGACGGCTCTGATCGTCGGATGGGGCACCATCGGACGCGGCCTTGGCCATATGCTCAAGTCTGCCTTTGACATGACCATTCTGGTCTATTCTCCGCGCGCTCCACAAGTGGATGGCTTCGAACGCGTCAGTAGTCTCGAAGAAGGGCTCGCCAAAGCTGATGTCATCTCGCTGCATACGCCCATGCGGCCCGAGACTGCCAACATGATCTGCAAGGCCTCTCTGGCCAAAACGAAGCCGGGAGCTGTGCTGATCAACACCGCCCGCGCCGGACTGGTCAATGAATCCGATCTCGCCGAAGCGATCCTGTCCGGTCAGATTTCCGCTGCCGCGCTGGATGTCTATTCCCATGATGCGCCGACAGGGCCACTGGCTGAAACAGGTCATGTGATCTTCACCCCGCATTTGGGGGGAACAACCACCGAAGCCATGAAGCGCATGGCCATTGGGTCGGTTGGTCATCTGCTCAAGGCTCTGTCAGGTGAACGCCCCGAAACGGCTGTGAACGAGCCAAAGATCTAA